One segment of Sulfobacillus thermosulfidooxidans DSM 9293 DNA contains the following:
- the murA gene encoding UDP-N-acetylglucosamine 1-carboxyvinyltransferase: MARLVIEGRYPLTGEVSVEGSKNSALPIITAAALAAEGTSVLENVPRYTDIMDLCQILRELGAEVEWIGESRLKITARSLSNYHAPYELAKKLRGSTYVVGLLLARLKQADVAFPGGCQIGSRPVNFHVQGFQALGATMWLEHGSIHGKVENRLVGTRIYIERASFGTTINLMIAASLAEGTTTLENAAMEPEIVDLANFLNAMGAKVRGAGTNLIRIEGVDVLHGAHHEIIPDRLEAGTYLIAAGVTGGVVTVTNVIPEHLRTVLLKLEQAGAEIEEDMDWIRIVVNQRLQSVDIETLPHPGFPTDLHPQMVSLLSLANGVAVVQETVFENRFGYAHDLVRLGADIKLERETAIVRGVEQLTGAPVQAQDIRGGAALVLAGLGALGTTIVEGVEYIDRGYHALEQKLRLLGAKIYREDENSRKYPKML; encoded by the coding sequence TTGGCAAGGCTCGTTATTGAAGGGCGTTATCCTCTAACGGGGGAAGTCAGTGTAGAAGGTTCTAAGAACAGTGCATTACCGATAATTACGGCGGCGGCCCTCGCCGCCGAAGGAACCTCTGTACTGGAAAATGTGCCCCGTTACACGGACATTATGGATTTATGTCAGATTTTGCGTGAATTGGGCGCAGAGGTCGAATGGATCGGAGAAAGCCGGTTAAAAATTACGGCACGCAGCCTATCTAATTACCATGCGCCCTATGAATTAGCGAAAAAACTGCGAGGGTCGACATATGTCGTGGGATTATTGCTCGCACGTTTAAAGCAAGCCGATGTAGCCTTTCCCGGAGGCTGTCAAATTGGCTCGAGACCTGTGAATTTTCATGTGCAAGGGTTTCAGGCGTTAGGGGCGACCATGTGGCTGGAACACGGGTCGATTCATGGCAAAGTCGAAAACCGGCTAGTAGGAACCCGGATCTATATCGAACGGGCATCCTTTGGAACAACGATTAATTTGATGATTGCGGCCAGCTTGGCCGAAGGAACCACAACGTTGGAAAACGCGGCGATGGAACCCGAAATTGTTGACTTGGCCAATTTTCTGAATGCCATGGGCGCGAAAGTTCGGGGAGCGGGAACGAATTTGATCCGCATCGAAGGCGTTGACGTATTACACGGTGCGCATCACGAAATTATTCCCGATCGGCTAGAAGCCGGTACCTACCTGATTGCGGCGGGGGTAACTGGCGGAGTCGTCACGGTTACCAACGTAATCCCCGAGCATTTGCGTACGGTGTTGCTGAAATTGGAACAAGCGGGCGCTGAAATTGAAGAGGATATGGATTGGATCCGGATCGTAGTTAACCAGCGCCTACAATCCGTAGATATCGAAACCTTGCCTCATCCGGGATTCCCAACTGATTTGCACCCGCAAATGGTGAGTTTATTAAGCTTGGCTAATGGTGTCGCCGTCGTCCAAGAAACCGTGTTTGAAAACCGTTTTGGCTACGCCCATGATTTAGTGCGCCTCGGTGCCGATATCAAGCTCGAACGAGAAACGGCCATTGTGCGTGGGGTTGAGCAACTGACTGGAGCCCCCGTGCAGGCCCAAGACATTCGGGGGGGAGCTGCCCTAGTGCTGGCAGGATTAGGCGCCTTGGGAACAACGATTGTTGAAGGTGTGGAATATATCGACCGCGGTTACCACGCGCTTGAACAAAAATTACGTTTGTTAGGCGCAAAAATCTATCGGGAAGATGAGAATAGCCGCAAATATCCAAAAATGTTGTGA
- the groL gene encoding chaperonin GroEL (60 kDa chaperone family; promotes refolding of misfolded polypeptides especially under stressful conditions; forms two stacked rings of heptamers to form a barrel-shaped 14mer; ends can be capped by GroES; misfolded proteins enter the barrel where they are refolded when GroES binds), protein MAKQMVYEEEARRALERGVDKLANAVKVTLGPKGRNVVLEKKFGAPLITNDGVTIAREIELEDPFESMGAQLVKEVATKTQDVAGDGTTTATVLAQAMIKEGLKNVTAGANPMGIKRGIERAVAVTVEQIRKIATPIEGKDAISQVASISANDEEIGRLIAEAMEKVGSDGVITVEESKTTGTTLETVEGMQFDRGYISPYMVTDTEKMEAVLNDPYILITDRKISAIQDLLPVLEKVVQRGKPLVIIAEDVEGEALATLVVNKLRGTLTAVAVKAPGFGDRRKAMLEDIAILTGGQVISEDIGLKLENVTPDMLGQARQVKIAKEETTIVEGRGSQEEIKKRVQVIKKQIEDTTSDYDREKLQERLAKLSGGVAVIQVGAATEVELKEKKLRIEDALSATRAAVEEGIVPGGGTALLRAIPAVEAIEAEGDERIGVNIVRRALEEPVRQIAFNAGLEGSVIVEMVKKESGNVGYDAAHNKLVDMVKSGIVDPAKVTRSTLQNAASIAAMLLTTEALVADKPEKKDAAAPGGMGGMGGMGDMMM, encoded by the coding sequence ATGGCTAAGCAAATGGTCTACGAAGAAGAAGCTCGCCGCGCGTTAGAGCGTGGTGTAGACAAATTGGCCAATGCGGTTAAAGTAACCTTAGGACCTAAGGGCCGCAATGTCGTGTTAGAAAAGAAATTTGGCGCACCGTTAATTACCAACGATGGTGTCACCATTGCACGGGAAATTGAATTAGAAGATCCGTTCGAATCAATGGGTGCGCAATTAGTCAAAGAGGTTGCTACCAAGACCCAGGATGTTGCTGGTGACGGAACCACAACCGCCACGGTGTTGGCGCAAGCGATGATTAAAGAAGGGCTCAAGAACGTCACAGCGGGCGCTAACCCCATGGGCATCAAACGGGGGATTGAGCGGGCAGTTGCTGTAACAGTCGAACAGATTCGGAAAATCGCGACTCCGATTGAGGGCAAAGACGCAATTAGCCAAGTGGCATCGATTTCGGCTAATGACGAAGAAATTGGTCGGTTAATTGCCGAAGCCATGGAAAAAGTCGGTTCCGACGGAGTCATCACCGTGGAAGAATCCAAGACCACTGGGACGACGTTAGAAACCGTGGAAGGAATGCAGTTTGACCGCGGTTACATTTCTCCGTACATGGTCACCGACACGGAAAAGATGGAAGCGGTCTTAAATGACCCCTACATTTTGATTACGGACCGGAAGATTTCTGCCATCCAAGATTTACTGCCGGTATTAGAAAAAGTTGTGCAGCGCGGTAAACCGCTGGTCATTATTGCTGAGGATGTCGAAGGCGAAGCCTTGGCGACCTTGGTTGTGAACAAATTGCGGGGAACCTTAACCGCTGTGGCTGTGAAAGCCCCGGGATTTGGTGACCGTCGTAAAGCGATGTTAGAAGACATTGCGATTTTGACCGGTGGGCAAGTTATTTCCGAGGACATTGGGCTCAAATTAGAGAATGTCACCCCGGATATGTTAGGGCAAGCGCGCCAAGTCAAGATTGCTAAAGAGGAAACCACCATTGTCGAAGGTCGCGGTTCGCAAGAAGAAATTAAGAAGCGCGTCCAGGTCATCAAGAAACAAATTGAAGACACCACCTCTGACTATGACCGTGAAAAATTGCAAGAACGGTTGGCCAAACTCTCCGGTGGCGTAGCTGTCATTCAAGTCGGTGCGGCTACAGAAGTTGAACTCAAAGAAAAGAAACTGCGCATTGAAGATGCGTTGTCGGCAACCCGGGCTGCGGTGGAAGAAGGAATTGTTCCCGGTGGTGGAACAGCCTTGCTTCGGGCGATTCCCGCAGTGGAAGCCATTGAAGCGGAAGGTGACGAGCGTATTGGCGTCAACATCGTCCGTCGCGCTTTAGAAGAACCCGTGCGTCAAATTGCGTTCAACGCGGGGCTCGAAGGTTCCGTTATTGTGGAAATGGTGAAAAAGGAATCGGGTAACGTCGGATACGATGCGGCTCACAACAAGCTCGTCGACATGGTCAAGAGCGGTATTGTTGACCCGGCCAAAGTAACCCGGTCAACCTTGCAAAATGCGGCGTCTATTGCGGCCATGCTTCTCACCACAGAGGCCTTAGTGGCTGACAAGCCTGAAAAGAAAGATGCGGCAGCGCCTGGTGGTATGGGCGGTATGGGCGGCATGGGCGACATGATGATGTAA
- a CDS encoding MerR family transcriptional regulator yields MKNANHSDQPSFSIRVVKEATGLTERRIRYYETLHLLAPRRTQGNQRLYTQADIDRLKYIKSLLDHGVSLKEVRAQLQQEDLIAHDRDFDDVERDAESYFQGKLIARKAEIHRDSLYPLINRHEIMRRLVRDHTSGHEDTKGDQ; encoded by the coding sequence ATGAAAAATGCCAATCATTCGGATCAGCCTTCGTTTTCTATCCGTGTTGTAAAAGAGGCGACCGGTTTGACAGAACGGCGCATACGCTATTATGAGACGTTGCATTTATTAGCGCCCAGGCGTACACAAGGAAATCAACGTTTGTATACTCAAGCAGACATTGATCGGTTGAAGTATATTAAAAGCTTGTTGGACCATGGGGTGTCACTAAAAGAAGTGCGCGCCCAGCTTCAACAAGAAGATTTAATTGCGCATGACCGTGACTTTGATGATGTGGAGCGAGATGCTGAAAGTTATTTCCAAGGCAAACTAATTGCCCGGAAAGCCGAAATTCACCGGGATTCATTATATCCCTTAATCAATCGTCATGAGATTATGCGCCGGTTAGTCCGTGACCACACAAGTGGGCACGAAGATACGAAAGGGGACCAGTAA
- a CDS encoding M20 metallopeptidase family protein, whose product MDEILWQEIMPWMVEIRRQIHQFPELGLDTPKTASRVEAALDELGIRHQRIIGSGVVGYLGPQNGEAILLRADMDGLPIEEKTGLPYASTIKGRMHACGHDAHTAMLLGAAYYLKRRERDLTHPVTLMFQPGEEGPGGALPMIKAGILDHPRVTRAVMTHVDSELPWGTIGLFSGPAMASPNDFKITVRGKGGHGAHPDKTVDAIVAATAIVQGCQTLVSREHDPTEPFVVTFGTIHGGYRENVIADEVELTGTIRILSPAEIERTLTRFTQFIEQLAAAYRTQATVEITRGYPPLVADAAFTDQVEAVLQQELGFDSVRRLPKPSMGAEDFAYIAEKVPATNLHVGVVGPEFVTGIHSAGFNLDERALITGAKAYAAVALYL is encoded by the coding sequence ATGGACGAAATCTTATGGCAAGAAATTATGCCGTGGATGGTGGAGATCAGACGGCAGATTCACCAATTTCCCGAATTAGGACTTGACACCCCAAAAACCGCCTCGCGAGTGGAAGCGGCACTAGATGAATTGGGAATTCGCCATCAGCGGATCATTGGGAGTGGGGTGGTGGGCTATCTTGGTCCCCAAAATGGTGAGGCCATTTTGTTGCGGGCTGATATGGATGGATTGCCCATTGAAGAAAAAACGGGTCTTCCTTACGCGTCAACGATTAAGGGGCGCATGCATGCATGTGGTCATGATGCCCATACTGCCATGTTGCTGGGAGCCGCCTATTATTTGAAACGGCGGGAAAGGGATTTAACACACCCCGTAACCCTCATGTTTCAGCCGGGAGAAGAAGGGCCCGGAGGGGCATTGCCCATGATTAAAGCGGGAATTTTGGACCATCCCCGGGTTACTCGCGCCGTAATGACCCACGTCGACAGCGAGTTGCCATGGGGAACTATTGGCCTTTTTAGCGGTCCAGCCATGGCCTCTCCCAATGACTTTAAGATCACCGTACGGGGGAAAGGGGGACACGGCGCGCATCCCGACAAAACGGTGGATGCCATCGTTGCGGCGACGGCCATTGTTCAAGGCTGTCAAACTTTGGTGAGCCGAGAACACGATCCGACAGAACCTTTCGTGGTAACATTTGGGACAATTCATGGCGGATACCGGGAAAATGTCATTGCAGACGAAGTGGAATTGACAGGAACTATCCGCATCTTGTCTCCGGCAGAGATCGAGAGGACCTTGACGCGCTTTACCCAATTTATTGAGCAACTGGCCGCCGCGTACCGTACCCAAGCAACGGTCGAAATTACCCGCGGGTATCCGCCCTTAGTCGCCGATGCGGCCTTTACGGACCAAGTTGAAGCGGTGCTGCAGCAAGAGCTAGGGTTTGATTCGGTAAGACGTTTGCCCAAACCCTCAATGGGAGCCGAAGATTTTGCGTATATTGCAGAAAAAGTTCCTGCGACGAATCTGCATGTCGGCGTAGTCGGACCAGAATTTGTGACGGGCATTCACTCAGCAGGTTTTAATTTGGACGAGAGAGCTCTCATCACCGGGGCTAAAGCCTATGCGGCGGTGGCATTGTACTTGTGA
- a CDS encoding acetyl-CoA C-acetyltransferase, protein MPESVVVSLARTPFVPFGGALKDVPATELGAHVIRAALDRITLDPETIDYVFMGQVVQAGAGQIPSRQASMGAGMPDTVPSDTINKVCASSLRAVNLADMAIRAGEIRSAVAGGMESMSRAPYLVDGARFGLRMGDTTFVDAVIKDGLWCSFGQCHMGVYGSEVAKEFGISRQAQDEWAYRSHMRAIEAIDSGRFAKEIAPFTVKGKRGEQTVIEHDLGPRRDTTLEKISSLRPVFVEDGTVTAGNAPGLTDGAAALVVMEKNMAKELGLPILATIISSGYVSRAPKYLHTVPAYAAQMALSRAGLDASELKRIEINEAFAAVTLTSIKIGEFDPDIVNVNGGAVALGHPIGASGARILMTLIVELQRIGGGYGVATICSGGGQGEATLVRVD, encoded by the coding sequence ATGCCGGAAAGTGTTGTGGTGAGCTTAGCCAGGACTCCCTTTGTTCCTTTTGGGGGAGCATTAAAGGACGTCCCGGCTACGGAACTGGGAGCTCACGTGATTCGTGCTGCCCTAGACCGTATTACGCTCGATCCTGAAACGATTGATTATGTCTTTATGGGACAAGTCGTGCAAGCGGGGGCTGGCCAAATCCCTTCCCGTCAAGCGTCTATGGGTGCGGGTATGCCTGACACCGTTCCCTCGGACACGATAAATAAAGTGTGTGCTTCGAGTTTACGAGCGGTCAATTTAGCGGACATGGCGATTCGGGCAGGAGAAATCCGGTCGGCTGTGGCTGGTGGCATGGAATCGATGAGTCGGGCTCCGTATTTAGTAGACGGAGCTCGCTTTGGTTTGCGTATGGGTGATACCACCTTTGTTGATGCCGTGATCAAAGACGGTCTATGGTGCAGCTTTGGACAATGTCATATGGGGGTTTATGGCAGTGAAGTGGCCAAGGAATTTGGCATATCGCGTCAGGCCCAAGACGAATGGGCGTACCGCAGTCATATGCGTGCCATCGAAGCCATTGATAGTGGACGGTTTGCTAAGGAAATCGCACCCTTCACCGTAAAGGGCAAGCGCGGCGAACAAACGGTGATCGAACATGATTTAGGCCCCAGACGGGATACCACACTAGAAAAAATCAGTTCATTACGCCCGGTGTTTGTGGAAGACGGAACGGTTACTGCCGGTAATGCGCCCGGGCTGACGGACGGAGCGGCTGCGCTTGTGGTAATGGAAAAGAATATGGCTAAAGAATTGGGTTTACCCATTTTGGCCACGATCATTAGTTCCGGTTATGTGTCACGAGCGCCTAAATATCTTCACACAGTGCCGGCTTATGCTGCACAAATGGCGTTATCTCGGGCAGGACTAGATGCCTCAGAATTGAAGCGTATTGAAATTAATGAGGCGTTTGCCGCGGTGACGTTAACGAGTATTAAAATTGGGGAATTCGATCCGGATATTGTGAATGTCAATGGGGGCGCTGTGGCGTTGGGCCATCCAATTGGCGCATCGGGAGCCAGAATATTAATGACATTGATTGTCGAATTACAACGAATCGGTGGCGGCTATGGGGTTGCGACCATTTGTAGTGGTGGCGGACAAGGCGAAGCGACACTGGTTCGGGTGGATTAG
- the plsY gene encoding glycerol-3-phosphate 1-O-acyltransferase PlsY, with translation MPVPEAVVVLIGSFLLGSIPFGYLMARMRFQTDIRQHGSQNIGATNVARTFGIRVGLVVLVLDALKGILAVMMAFVLFPHSSLLPAASGLMAMLGHVFSPFMKFKGGKGIATGLGVLSTLFWPAALIAVLCFALVVVLSRIVSVASFVAMLAALVSFWAFGQQTDFWFFGVPAVILAFWAHRNNWRRLLKGQEPRFGR, from the coding sequence GTGCCGGTACCTGAGGCAGTGGTGGTATTGATCGGATCTTTTTTATTGGGTTCTATCCCTTTTGGATACTTAATGGCCCGTATGCGTTTTCAAACGGATATTCGCCAACATGGTAGTCAAAATATTGGGGCGACCAATGTGGCGCGGACGTTTGGCATTCGCGTGGGATTGGTGGTACTCGTCTTAGACGCGCTCAAAGGGATATTAGCGGTAATGATGGCTTTTGTGTTATTTCCTCATTCATCCCTTCTGCCTGCCGCCTCGGGGTTAATGGCCATGCTAGGCCATGTTTTTTCCCCGTTTATGAAATTTAAAGGCGGCAAAGGCATTGCCACTGGGCTCGGTGTCTTGTCAACATTATTTTGGCCTGCAGCGCTCATAGCCGTCCTATGTTTCGCACTCGTTGTCGTCCTATCCCGGATTGTGTCAGTGGCATCTTTTGTGGCCATGTTGGCGGCCCTAGTGAGCTTTTGGGCCTTTGGTCAACAAACCGATTTTTGGTTCTTTGGAGTTCCTGCGGTTATCTTGGCATTTTGGGCGCACCGCAATAATTGGCGCCGACTGCTTAAAGGTCAGGAACCTCGCTTTGGACGCTAA
- a CDS encoding MogA/MoaB family molybdenum cofactor biosynthesis protein: MWKIAVLTSSDQGALGQRVDTSGAYIKDAVRDLGEVVAYQILPDDEKGLVTQLRAWVDAGMDLILTTGGTGLGPRDNMPEATRQVIDREIPGMSEAMRYESLKHTPMGMLSRGICGQKGRTLIINLPGSLKAVQELLPVILPVLHHALMVIHGQTEHKN, encoded by the coding sequence ATGTGGAAAATCGCAGTCCTGACCAGTAGTGACCAAGGGGCTTTGGGCCAACGGGTCGATACGTCCGGAGCCTATATTAAAGATGCCGTTCGTGATTTGGGCGAGGTGGTCGCGTATCAAATTCTTCCCGATGATGAGAAGGGCTTGGTGACACAACTCAGAGCCTGGGTAGATGCGGGTATGGATTTGATTTTGACCACAGGGGGAACCGGACTTGGGCCCCGCGATAACATGCCAGAGGCCACCCGCCAGGTGATTGACCGCGAAATTCCGGGAATGAGTGAAGCCATGCGGTATGAATCTCTTAAGCACACGCCCATGGGAATGCTGTCTCGTGGGATTTGCGGACAAAAAGGTCGTACGTTGATTATTAACTTGCCCGGCTCTTTGAAAGCCGTGCAGGAGTTATTACCGGTTATTCTACCCGTTCTTCACCATGCCCTGATGGTGATTCATGGCCAAACCGAACATAAAAATTGA
- the hpt gene encoding hypoxanthine phosphoribosyltransferase, whose product MQGVQGEELEVLLSAKDIASRVESLGKRITLDYQNKPLILIGILKGSFIFLADLIRAIDLPVAVDFMALSSYGSSTKSSGVVRIIKDLDHSLEGHHVLVVEDIVDTGLTLNYIYGHVKSRGALSVKICSLLDKPSRRQVAVPLHYKGFEIPDEFVVGYGLDVGERYRNLPDVCKLVRANG is encoded by the coding sequence TTGCAGGGGGTTCAGGGAGAAGAGCTAGAAGTGCTCTTATCTGCTAAAGACATTGCAAGTCGGGTGGAAAGTCTCGGCAAACGGATCACGTTAGACTATCAAAACAAACCATTGATTCTGATTGGGATTCTTAAGGGGTCTTTTATCTTTTTGGCGGATCTTATCCGGGCTATTGATTTACCTGTCGCCGTCGATTTTATGGCTCTGTCGTCTTATGGCAGTTCAACGAAGTCCTCTGGCGTAGTCCGCATCATTAAGGATTTAGATCATAGCTTGGAGGGGCACCATGTTCTCGTGGTCGAAGATATCGTCGACACCGGGCTCACGTTAAACTACATTTATGGGCATGTGAAATCGCGTGGCGCCTTGAGCGTAAAAATTTGTTCGCTTTTGGACAAGCCTTCAAGGCGTCAAGTCGCTGTGCCCTTGCATTATAAAGGGTTCGAAATTCCGGATGAATTTGTTGTAGGCTACGGATTAGATGTCGGTGAACGCTACCGCAACTTGCCTGATGTCTGCAAGTTAGTGAGGGCAAATGGATGA
- a CDS encoding 3-hydroxyacyl-CoA dehydrogenase family protein: MSLRLLVVGAGQMGSGIAQSAAQHDFEVFLWDSLSQQTEKALQQIRARLDRAVQKGEMDRSQADAIMDRIDVPHDLGSVPTVDLVVEAIIEQEKEKVSLFEQLGRLFDASTILASNTSSISISRIARPVPHPERVIGMHFMNPVPVMRLVEVVAGTLTSQDTVQKVVKWAEMMEKTPVVVQDYPGFVSNRILMPMINEAIFALQEGVASKEAIDTVMKLGMNHPMGPLTLADFIGLDTCLAIMEVLYEGFADSKYRPAPLLRKMVDAGLLGRKSGRGFYDYEKA; encoded by the coding sequence GTGTCATTGCGGTTATTAGTTGTTGGAGCCGGCCAAATGGGCAGTGGAATTGCCCAAAGTGCCGCTCAGCACGATTTTGAGGTGTTTCTTTGGGATAGCCTTAGCCAGCAAACAGAAAAAGCCCTGCAACAGATTCGCGCGCGTTTAGATAGGGCGGTGCAAAAAGGCGAAATGGACAGATCCCAGGCTGATGCCATCATGGATCGGATTGATGTTCCCCATGACCTGGGCTCTGTGCCCACGGTCGATTTGGTGGTGGAAGCGATAATTGAACAAGAGAAGGAAAAGGTTTCGCTCTTTGAACAATTGGGCCGTTTGTTTGATGCGTCCACCATTCTGGCGTCGAACACGTCGTCGATTTCTATTTCCCGGATTGCCCGCCCTGTTCCGCATCCCGAACGGGTTATTGGGATGCATTTTATGAATCCCGTACCCGTTATGCGCCTGGTGGAAGTTGTGGCAGGGACTTTGACCAGTCAAGATACCGTACAAAAGGTTGTCAAGTGGGCGGAGATGATGGAAAAGACTCCCGTCGTTGTCCAGGATTATCCGGGATTTGTTTCGAACCGAATTTTGATGCCCATGATAAACGAAGCCATTTTTGCATTGCAAGAAGGCGTGGCGAGCAAAGAAGCCATAGACACGGTGATGAAACTCGGGATGAATCATCCCATGGGGCCGTTAACGCTGGCCGATTTTATTGGTCTTGATACGTGCTTAGCCATTATGGAAGTCTTATACGAAGGCTTTGCCGATTCCAAATACCGACCAGCACCGCTATTGCGCAAAATGGTGGATGCAGGATTACTAGGACGGAAGAGTGGCAGGGGATTTTACGACTATGAGAAGGCTTAA
- the moaC gene encoding cyclic pyranopterin monophosphate synthase MoaC — protein MDNYPNHLNERGEVHMVDVGSKAITERMARAQGVLLASPSICQAVQEGRIPKGDVLAVSRVAGIMAAKRTGEWIPLCHPLPLTATEIVITVQTDRFVVESTVRTTAPTGVEMEALTAVSASLLTLYDMLKAMDRTMVITDILLLEKDGGRSGHFIREGVSHVENRSPDQ, from the coding sequence ATGGACAATTATCCGAATCATTTAAATGAACGTGGTGAAGTGCATATGGTGGATGTTGGGAGCAAAGCCATTACCGAACGGATGGCCCGAGCCCAAGGGGTTCTTTTGGCTTCCCCTTCAATCTGCCAAGCGGTGCAAGAAGGCCGGATTCCTAAAGGGGATGTGTTGGCTGTGAGCCGGGTGGCCGGAATTATGGCCGCTAAAAGGACCGGCGAATGGATCCCATTATGTCATCCCTTGCCACTGACGGCGACAGAAATCGTGATTACTGTTCAAACGGATCGGTTCGTGGTGGAATCCACCGTTAGAACCACCGCGCCTACCGGTGTGGAAATGGAAGCATTAACTGCCGTCTCGGCTAGCTTGTTGACGTTATATGACATGCTCAAGGCTATGGACCGGACAATGGTCATTACGGATATCCTGTTACTCGAAAAAGACGGAGGGCGTTCGGGACACTTTATACGGGAGGGCGTTTCACATGTGGAAAATCGCAGTCCTGACCAGTAG
- a CDS encoding co-chaperone GroES, which translates to MEIRPLGDHIVVQILSDDSMPSGIVLPDTAKDNPQRGRVVAVGSGRLLSNGTRAPLEIQSEDVVLFNVESATKVRVNGHDYWLLKEDDVLAAINPSLAHV; encoded by the coding sequence GTGGAGATTCGTCCACTGGGAGACCATATTGTGGTGCAAATCTTAAGTGACGATTCTATGCCTTCGGGGATTGTACTGCCCGACACCGCGAAGGATAATCCGCAGCGGGGACGTGTGGTCGCAGTGGGATCAGGGAGACTGCTGAGCAACGGTACCCGAGCACCTTTAGAGATTCAATCCGAAGATGTTGTGTTATTCAACGTAGAATCTGCAACGAAAGTGCGAGTCAACGGCCACGATTATTGGCTATTAAAAGAAGACGACGTGTTAGCAGCGATCAACCCGTCTTTGGCTCATGTTTAA
- a CDS encoding polysaccharide deacetylase family protein, translated as MNQGWGWLVLSPVMIVVLAFFLVSQPASQGALTHVVTDKKVVAITFDDGPSPKYTPLILKTLSQYHAYGTFFVVGSEVKRFPGLVKDIARQGSAIADHGWSHLNLRRVGAQALWNDAAKTAQYVQSLGVPVVPFYRPPYGMVSTALLKTFGEHGYTVVLWSIDTRDWARPGIGSIINKVATQVKPGSIILLHDGGGNRSQTVAALNAILEQLTQMGYKMVTLPTLVKEHHNAPKAI; from the coding sequence ATGAACCAGGGATGGGGATGGCTTGTACTAAGTCCCGTCATGATTGTCGTATTGGCGTTCTTTCTTGTCAGTCAGCCGGCGAGTCAGGGCGCATTGACCCACGTCGTGACCGATAAGAAAGTTGTGGCCATTACCTTTGATGATGGTCCCTCCCCCAAATATACCCCATTAATTCTCAAAACCTTATCCCAATATCATGCCTATGGCACATTCTTCGTTGTCGGCAGTGAGGTCAAGCGGTTTCCAGGACTGGTTAAGGACATTGCTCGCCAAGGCTCAGCCATTGCCGACCACGGCTGGAGTCACTTAAATTTACGCCGGGTGGGTGCCCAAGCATTATGGAATGATGCGGCGAAAACGGCACAATACGTTCAATCATTGGGGGTTCCTGTGGTTCCTTTTTACCGTCCCCCATATGGCATGGTGTCGACAGCACTACTCAAAACTTTTGGAGAGCACGGCTACACCGTTGTTCTCTGGTCCATTGACACAAGAGACTGGGCACGTCCGGGGATCGGGTCAATCATCAACAAAGTGGCCACACAAGTAAAACCCGGATCAATCATTTTGTTACATGATGGAGGCGGAAATCGCAGTCAAACCGTCGCAGCCTTAAATGCCATTTTAGAACAATTAACACAAATGGGTTACAAAATGGTCACGTTACCCACCTTAGTCAAAGAACATCATAATGCGCCTAAAGCCATCTAA